gttcaaataTGGTCTTTGTAGAGTTTGTATCGttcaaatttgaatgaaCCAATTTATCCATTTCATCTAGGATAACCAAAAAACTCGTCGTACCAGAATAAGTCTCCAGGAACTTTTGTAAATCTGACATCGTTCTCACAGTAGCGCCAGGCTCTGGGTTCGATACTAGCGACATATAGATCTTATTGAAGATTGTCGATGGATCATTGATAGCAATACAGTTTATCGAAGAAACAGCCACTCTCTCGACCACTCCGTTGGGCAAACGATACGTACgagcatttgaaagatctttgtCACTGACCGGAACGAACCTATCCCTCACAATAGCCTCGACTTGAGCTGTCTTTCCAGTACCAGGCGGACCCGTTATGTATAAGGAACTGCTCACGTGGCCACCGACGGTCCTATTCAAGAACTCCagaattcttgaatgcTGAACTTGTCTAGTCGGCAGGAACCCCTCTGCCTCTGTGAAAACCCCAGAAGACCTCTGTAACAACGCCTTTGTCCTGGAATACACGGAGCTCTTGCCAAAAACCAACCTCACTGGAGAAAGCGTAGGCTGCACAACCTTTTCAACCTTCTCCATACTACTAGGAGGGGTCAATGGGATCACATTGCGACGAACTGGCTTCTTCCTAGGCGTACTAGGAACTacaacttcttcacaaATTCTCTTTCGCGACCTTAGCACTCTTCCATCACTAACCACAACTCCACCACTCATCATTAATCACTGAATTGCTCTCACCACATTGAGCAACAATGATTGAATCTGTCAAACAGATCAGGAAGGTCTTCTTATACCTGATCAAACACGAAACTAGTTTACGCGTCAGATcgcatttttttttcagacGTGTCtcttttcttgatgagaaaAGCCAGCCATTTGGCGTTATGTAAAGCTTTACCTCATCGGGATAAAATAGCTTGCAGCAAGTTGCGTGAGTGTCAAACGGTTGTCTTGAAGGTTTGTGAAACCTCTGGGGGCCGTACTAGTGCTGTGTGGAGACAATAGCGGTGCGTTTGTCGATGCGTGGGAATCAGTTGCTCATATTTTGTGGGAATTTCGTGGAAAAAAGACCGGCCAGAGGTAGAAGCCCACGTACTGGTTAAGATGGGTTGCCATTGGCAGTTGAGAATGGTGCTATGAGGTCCAAATTGACAGTTATTGCTAGTTAAGTGTCACTCTTCACGGTTTCGAGGTTTTAAAGATTGATTAATCAAAGGAAAAAAAATGGTTCATGACTAACAACAACCACGAACCACAAGAGGTGttgtttgaagaactatAGGGCCATTAGGAGCGATAAGAGCAGAGCAGCTAGACTGTTTTTAGATGTCGCATCCGCCTCCAGCGAAAAAACGGTACTATTACTCGGGCGGAGGCCCGATGAGACATGGTACTGGATCgtttggtaagaaagttTATCCTGGTACACCAACATTACCGTTAAACAACCCAGTGGAACCAGCTAGAACAAGTAGGTATGATCCCAGCTCGTCCGGTAGACCCACGTCTGGCAGAAGCAGGTATAATCCGGAGTCTGAGGAACCTGACGGGAAGTCTCGTTATTCGGGGAGCAGGTACAACAACAGTCGGCAAACGAGACCTAGATCGATGGAAATGGATGCTTCGTATCATTATTCCAATGGACAGGCAAATGTCGTGACTTCCAACAGTGCTTCTGGCTATTATTCGCGAAGCAATAAGTGGAGATCACATAGTGGGTCGAAATCGGATTATGACAATTACAATAGCTTGAGAGCCCCTTTTTGGAAGACACAGAGGAGTAAATTTACAGCAGCATCGCCGGTTTTGGCACCAGTTAGTCGGCCTAATCGATACAATAATTCTATACCAACAACCGTACAGAGTAAAGAGAGCAGCGAAGAGTCGGAAAGTCTCTCTGAGTCAGGTAAAAATTCCAACCCAAACTCCCTGGGTTCCAGTCTAATAAATTCCGTGACGCAAACAACTCGGAGTGTGGAACGACAACACGCTGTAGATCATAAGAGAATTCATTTAGAGAAGCCAGTATCTGTGCGAACCCccgaagaagaacaaccGAAAATGGCCGTGGATGAAGAACCAGTAGACGAGAAGATTGACCTAAAAAAATCCGATGGTTTATGGGatacttttgaaaatgaagacAGGGACGAAACGACCAAGGAGGAGATTACACAAGAGAAACCCATTTTTCATGCGGAAAAATCAGAGGTTTATGATGATTACGAATTTATTTACGATCCcaaattatcaaagaacaatatACAAGAATTATCAAGATATGAACCAATTGTCAATTACAGTATACCGATAAAACCAATAGACAAATGTATTTTTCCACTTACAAGAGCGGAGACAAGACTATGGGAATTAAAGAATCAAcctagagaagaaattataagagatcaaagatattTGCTTAAGAATCCAATAAGATCAGTAAAGTCCTACCCTTTCATAAAACAGAACATCCTGATTCATAGGCAGGCTGTACGACCGCTCCTTTGCCGCCATCTTTccactttgaaaagatttgaatATGGGAAGAAGTTAACGTTAAAGAAACAATTCCTAGAACTTCAATCAACCTGGGAGAGTAAATGTCATCAAATGGATGAAATGAGCAAAGAGATGAGGAAAGAGGAGTTGGAAATCAAGAggaaggaagaattggaaaaacAGGAGAGGGAGAGGCACGAAAGAGAAAATTCAGAACTTCAAGCAAGATTCTCTGGATCATCACGTAGGCGAAATAGAGCTGATTTCGTCGATGATACAGAAATCGAAAATgttcttttgcaaatcgaTCCTGATTATaaacatcatcaacaagCGGCCGAAATTCCTCCGATGGTTCTGGATCCAGTGAATAGGTACACGATGAAATTCAAGAATGTGAATAATTTAGTCACTGATAAGAACGCTTGGGCTTCAAGGATATTGAAGGACGGTATCGATACTTTTACTCAGGATGAGCATAAATTGTTTGTAGAGGGATATCTGACCTACCCTAAGAAGTTTGGTAAGATTTCACAATTCATGGGCGCTCTTAGATCACCAGAAGATTGCGTAATGCATTACTATAAAACAAAGAGCTCCGTTGACTACAAGAAACTGTTGAATGAtagaaacaagaagaggcaaAAGGGCGCAATAGCCAAACGTcggaagaagaaagagagaagtGGTGAAACCGAAAATGGAGTTCCTTCATACTCCGAGTCCGAGAACGTTGGTGAGATGGACGAAGATAGTGTAAAGGCTACGACTATAGGCGAAGAGCACtctgaagaaaaaccaCCAAAGCAGATGCAACAAGTTGAAATTAAAGTTCCTGAGAAGGATAATGTTGTCAATGAGAAGCAATCCGGTACGGCCACGACTGAAGCTGTAGCTCAGTCGATACAGGAAGACGATATGGTTGTCGACGAGCAGCTTCACAAGCCTTTGCCAGAGAAAATGGAAATAGAGACAGTAATTGCTCAAAAGCGACCACATGAAGCCCTGGAAGCGGCAAGTGATGCTGAGAAAACtattgttgaagagaacgGTCTCAGTGCTCAAACTGCTCAACCAGAATGCATTGTTGATCAAATGCATTCAGAGTCAGCGACCGTTGATGGAACAAACGTTGAAATTCATCAAGGCGGTGCGATGCACGATGAACACATGCACAAAAAGAGACAGAAGAGCAATGGTGATCATAAATCTAGTTATTGGAGTGTGAAGGAAGCAAACCTTTTCCCTGAGCTGCTCAAACAGTTTGGTTCGCAATGGTCTCTCATCTCAGACAAACTAGGCACAAAGTCAACAACGATGGTGAGGAATTACTACCAAAGAAACGCTGCTCAATTGGGGTGGAAATCAGTGGTGGAAGAAGcagatttcaaaagaaaCGCTACAAGCTCGGGATCAGTGCAGCAGTCTCAAATCCTCATTCAGGCTGAACAGAATTCGATTCCTATTACAAATGGCATACCACCTCAACAGAGACCTGCTTTGGGGTTTTTCTCAAATCAGGTTGCTTCTGAGAAGAGGTTACCGTACGATGTTTCTACGCCACCACAGCCATTTATTCCAGATCTGAATAAAGATTCATTCTCTCAGGCATCTACGCCAAACAATATTCTTCCTCCTCCTAGATTACCTTCGATTCAATTACCTGGCACTACCGGTACCGAAACATTAAAACCAGAACCACTTGCTAATCGCTCATCAATTCCGTCTGGATCTCCCATGGACAACTTGCTATCCAGAAACGAAAAGCCTGTCGGCGTCAGCTCATCCACCATCAATATTCTAAACAATCACGACAGAAAGGAACCTTTCTCGCCAACTTATCCTCCAACACAACCTCCACATTTTAGCCATTTGCAACAGAGTCAACAATTAAGCGCAGTGCGTCCCAAAATAGGTAATTTGATGGTTCAAGAACTGCAAacttcgtcttcatcatcaccaagCGACCGCAGGTCCAGTTCAATTTCCCTACTTCTAAATCCAGAGAGCCAAAATCCAATACAACCTGCTGCCGCAAATGCCACCCCTGCTACACCTGGCAATGCACCAGTCATATATCCATCAGTACCTCAACCATCTCGAGAGAACTTCAACTTCGCCATGGATCCACTGGGTGCACTTGCGGCAATCGCATCAGAATCACTACTACCGACCAAGGGAGCACAAGCTACCAACAACCATGACAACAAGAGCTAATCATCCATGCATAGGTTTCTCATCAACCTATATTTGTAACAATACATCCATATTTAGTCAGTAATAGCGttatcacgtgacttttTCATCGCTATACCGCGAACGAACGAAGAAAGTTCACCCAGTAAAAATTCTAGGCACAAATCATCGACAACTGAATGTCAGTTTGGAAGTCGTAATTATAGTGGCAGTCTGGACTTTGAGTGGCCGGTAAGTTGCATTTGGCTCTTGGGTATCTAGCAGACACTTTATTTGCCTGGTTTTCGGTCAAAATCGGCAAACAAAATGAAGCGCCAGTCTCATCATCGATCCGATAATAACCAACCTATTGCATTTGCGAGGAAGCATAGATTCAAGGATACCTTGGCACTATTTATCGTGTTTTTAAGTTTCAATCATTTTGCATCGTTATGCTTGTTGATCTCTTTTGTTATAGCAACGAGGTGCAGAAacttcttggcaaattccTTTATTACATTATTTTTGTCCAAAAAGCCATCCCCTCCCATGACTGAAGTATCTCACGTTGATCATGAATCAAGTACGGAATATCTAATGAATCCAACCGATAGGAAATCAACTGCATCTTACACTCGGAAAAATAGGCTCAATCTGTCAATACCCTTATTATTAGGCGAGATGATATTTGCAACGATATTGAAGTTTTACGGCGAGGATTACTTCATGAACCCTATCGAGAATTTGGCGCTTTCCATTTTAGCATCGTCTATGATCAATGACCCTAGCGATTGTTTGAGTTACGCGACTTCATGTTCAGTATTATATGCTGCGACATTGCACATTTACCGAAAAAGTGGTGTCATTCGACATTTACATGAGGTTCTAAGTCAGCTGGGTTCAATTTACTCTTTATCAATTCCATTACTCAAGTCTGCAACGCCGCTTGATGGCGAGAAGCTGGCTCAGAACCTCCTTTCAACTGGAAAGTTACTGCCATGGATAGACAGGTATGGACGTCATTTATTATATTACATCTCATTCCATATCGTGGTCTATCAATTCGGTCAGAGCACGTTGAACCCTCACCATTACGACGATAAAGTAAAAATCTCTAAAAAGGCATACTTGCCCAAAAATGAAGCTAATCGAGGAGCAGGGCAGAGAATTAGTTCTGGAAGCACATCCAAACCCTCCTTCGAAGCTACAATATCACAGAATCCACCAGCAAGTCTCGCCGACAGGGGTATTAACGGCACTCAAGATGCGACTACCAACTCCAGTCCGGGCCTTTACAGCGCGGCAAATCTAACCGCTAATTATCATAAGAAAAACGTCGAAAGGCAGACACCCACGCCATATTTCACCGAGGTCGTAAGTCAATTTGAGTCTTTTGAACCCTCCTTGACATTTACGAGTGAGAATAACTTTCAAGCAGGAACCACCAATGTCACACTACCTTCGCCTACCACATCTCGAGGAACAGAGAGCGATGAGGCTGCGAAGACCTATACAAATCAATTTTATGAGATCAAAGtggatttcaagaaaaatcgAGAGACTCGTAACTTAAACCTTGACGTTACAGTCACTAGTAATCTAGAGAATTTCATCCGTCACCTTTTCAAGAGGAAAAACCAGCATTTGATACCGCCTTTGTGGTCAATCGTCGTAACCTTGAAGACTACCAATTTCGAGAAAAAATATTTGAATGGAACGAGAGAAGTTTCGTTGACCCCAACAAACTCAGGGACAGGTTCTGATAATGAGGTCGCGGATAATTGCATCACACCCACTAATTCAAATAATAgtttcaatgatgaagtcACTGAGAGCGTTTTCAATAAATTGCAATCGTCTGGGACAATGGCTGTGATTGCACAGACAGCTTCTGATGATTACGCTCAATTGCACTTAGTATCAACTAAGGAtaatattttcaataaaaatGACAACgatttcaaagtttgcaTCGTGGAGATTGCGAGTAACTCTATAACGTTCCAAATTGAGAATTTGCATGAAGGTGAACTTATCGTTCTTGTCAACGGTGTCATTTGGTCTGAAGTTTCATGCGCTCTTATTCTGGAACATGAAGGCGAAGAGTTGGTCGTTGTTGGTGGCCTAGTTCCAGCCTGCTCTTATGATATTCAGTTTATCAACAGACTGAACCAGCTGGAGGACTATTTGATTGCCGACCTGATGGTCAGGACTGTAGGGGGTCAAGAGGCGTCTGAGAGATTCGAGAATATTGATTTTAGTTTCCCTTCCTATTATCATAGAAAGTTTTTGTCTCCATTATTAACTTTGAAACACTCAGTCTTGACCACTAATACCAACTTGGCCGAGGGTCGTgtgaagttgaagaagagcaagaaggAAATTAGCAAAAAGTTAAATGCCTTGAGACAGGAAATAGATCATTATAAGAGCAAGATCTCGCAAAACGCATCGAATGACGAAAAGAGCGCATCGAAAGTGGAAAGCCTGAAGACTGCCGTACAGCAAAGTGAAAAAACGTTGGCCAAGTTGGAACAACATTTGAAGCAGACTAGTGACAAGGAAGCCTtactggaagaagaatatttgAAACAAAAAGATGCCCATCTGAGAAAGCAAATGGAATATAGCAAGCTAGAGGATTTACTCAAGACAGAATTGAATACTGCAAAGAGTAAGAGTCAAAAGTTGCAGCAAGACCTGAACCAGTTAAAcgccaagaaggaaaagcTTAGTGCAAAACAGGAAAGACTCCAAAAGGAGGTTGATCAAACCACAGAGGCATTCgaacttttcaagagtCAATTTGTGGCTAAAAGAGAGAAGGATAGGGCTAAGAGGTTTGAGAATAGAGCACGAGAAGCTAACGAGTTTGAGATGAACATCAATGGACTGGAACAAGATATAAGCCGCCTTGAAGGTGAGAATGGCAATATCCAAAAGATTACGCAGCGAATTTGACAACGAAGCTAGTAGGTAGTCGTTCTTATATATGCATGTACCAAAAAACACATCAATACATAATACTTTCATTTACCAGAATCGGCAACGGCAATCGATCAAATTAGATATCATTATCATAAATTGGCAAGCTTGGTCTTCATGAGGGTCCTCAATCCCACAAAACCATTATCTGGGAAGCCGTTCAACTTGTGGTCCTCCAGACAAGCTTAAATAATATATATTCATGTGGTGTATTTAGTACATTACCACTTTAGATTTCAACTGTCTTATTGCCTCCTTAGCTTAGTGGTAGAGCGTTGCACTTGTAATGCAAAGGTCGCTAGTTCAATTCTGGCAGGTGGCAAATTTTTTACTGCCAAAtccttttgaaaaattccttcTAGCTAATAGGCAGAGCTCCCTCTAGCTAGGCGGAGCGAGCCGCGCCAGAAGGAGGGCGTCCGCCTAGCTTTCCGCCTAGCTTTCCGCCTAGCTTTCCGCCTAGCTTTCCGCCTAGCTTTCCGCCTAACTTTTCACCTAGCTCTGCCTAGCTCTGCCTAGCAGGCTGAGCTGACAGCCAGTTGTCGAACCCGAAGAGCCCTGACAGGGCGGAAATTAGCCCTAATAGagaagtgaaaaattgcaagGCCATCTCGAAAGAGAgagaagattgaaaataGCTGTAAACACGTAGTTGACTCATCCAAAAGGGCTATTAAGCACTTTTTTTTGACCAACGAACTACCAGCCATACCCATTCGTGGTTGTTAGGCTTTATTCTTTTATTAATAGCCCAGTGCGTTGTACTATAGCCAATCAATATTTACCACTCATTGAGATATGTcaactttgaagagaagagtGTCTGAGTTGAGTGAAATAGAACCTGAAACTTTATCGAAGAGGAAATTCAATGATTCAAGGGAAGAGAATGACAAGATAGAGGAACAACATAGTGAATCTGAGGGCAGTGACGACGAGAATAATTACGATGATGGCAAACCTCACAGTGGCCCAACTGCTGCGAATACTGCCGCACAAGATATTCAAATTGTCAGAGAGACAGctgaacttttcaagtcgaacattttcaaattgcaGATCGATGAACTGCTACAGCAAGTCAAGCTAAAGGATTCTCATATTCTAAAAGTGGAAAAGTTTCTGCATATGTTACACGATATGATCAACGAAGTGCCTGAatgggaagaaaaaagTCTTGCTGAGGCCGATgcttttttcaaaggtaaGATTGTTACTATCCCATTTGTGGATCCAAAACCAGATTTTGCTCATACCAACTATAAAGTGGATTACAAGACCCCAGACATCTCATTAATAGGCTCATTCGCGTTGAAAGCAGGAATCCATCAGCCATCTGGATCGACAATCGACGTTTTATTAACGATGCCAGCTAAGTTGTTCGAAAAGAAGGACTTCTTAAATTTTAGATGTTTGCACAAGAGAAGTGTTTATCTAGCTTACTTGACTCACTATTTGACAAttctcatcaagaagaaaaacttGGACGATTTCCTGCAACTAGAATACTCATACCTGAACGGGGATAGGCTTTTACCAATTTTAAAGCTTTATTGTAAACCATCTCACAGTGAGGCGACAAAATCTGAATACAATTTCTACAAGACCAAATTTTCGATCAACTTGATTATTGGTTTTCCGTATAAGAtctttgatccaaagaaactaTTACCAAATAGAAACTGTATTCGAGTAGCACAAGAGGGGAAAGATGTACCGTTGCCAGCCACGCCACTGTACAATTTTGCAGTCTTATCCTCCACAACTTATGAagcatttttgaaattcttgtaCAAGACCAAGAAGCAAACAGAATCTTTCAAGGAAGCAGCTAAACTAGGCCGGCTATGGTTGCAACAGCGAGGTTTTTCATCTGATGTAGCCCATTCAGGAGGGCTTGGAGGTTTTGGGACTTTCGAATTCATGGTCCTAATGTCAGCATTATTGAACGGTGGTGGTATCAACGGTAACAAGATTTTGTTACATGGTTTCTCTTCCTATCAATTATTCAAAGGTATCATCAAGATTCTAGCCACAACAGATTTTTGCTCTACTGGTCATCTAGAATTTCATTCCGATACATCCTCACCTTCTAAATATTTCGAAGAAGGATTCCAGACACCAACCCTCTATGACAAAACTACGAAAGTAAACATTTTAAGCAAGATGTCTATTTCTTCCTATGAAATGTTGAAGATGTATGCTCAAGAAACTTTGTTGATGCTCAATAATGTTGTACAGGACCAATTTTCCAACGTCTTCTTAACAAATATCAATAAGATCAACAATATCAAGTACGACTTCATTTATGATATTCATCTACCGGCGACTGGGAAGGGTGATCCAGAGTCCTTACTAAACTCAAGGTTTGGTCCTATGGAAAAAATAAAATTCATCACTTTGGAAAACTTTTTTGTGAATAAGATTGCCAACGTCGTCAAATTCGCCCTTGGTGATAGAGTCAAATACTTTGAAGTTGAGCTTATCGGTCGGAAGAATACTTTTCCAATCACCAAAAGAAAAGTTTATTCCAACTTCAGTAGTCACTTGAATTTGGAATCGGTGAAGATCAAGATACTCAACAACCCTTCCGAGAGCGAAAAGTTGGTAACAAAAGGACCGATACATTCTGAAGAGCCCAGTCCAGAAGCTGTCGCTTTCAAAACATTCTGGGGATCGAAGTCATCGTTACGTCGTTTCAAGGATGGATCGATATCGCATTGTTGTGTATGGACCACATCATTCTCCGAACCCATCATTTCAGCAATTTTGGATTATTCTCTCAAGAAACATATATCAGAACAACTAAGCATCGAGAACGGTACGACACGTTATTTCCAGGATCTATTGCCTCTACCAAATCTACCAGGATGCTCCAAGACATCAGTGTTGAGCTTGACAAGTTACTACAGCATAAAGAAATCATTCGATGATCTGTATCGTCTAATCTTCGAGACTGAACTACCACTATCCGTAAAATCGATATTACCTGTCGGCACGGCCTTCAGGTACACATCACTATGCCAACCGGTGCCTTTTGCATATTCAGATCCAGATTTTTTCCAGGAGGTCATATTGGAGTTTGAGACATCACCAAAATGGCCAGATGAGATCACgtcacttgaaaaatcgaAAGCTGCATTATTGCTTAAGATTCAGGCTGAGCTGGACTCCAAATACGGTGACAAATATAAGACCTTTTTCACAAGAGATGAATCAATTCCTAATAATTTGGAAATTACTCTTTTGAACATCTTAACACCAGAAGGATACGGTTTCAAAATCAGAGTCCTAACTGAGCGTGATGAGATTCTTTATCTGAGAGCCATATCGAACGCCAGAGATGAGTTGAAGCCGGAGCTAGAAAGAACCTTCCTAAAATTCACAGCCAAGTACTTGGCATCCATTAGACACACCCGAACAATTGAAAACATATCGCATTTTTACCAATTTTACTCCCCAGTTGTCAGActgttcaagaaatggCTTGACGCTCACCTTCTTCTAGGGCACTTGAACGACGAATTAGTGGAGTTGCTGGCCATGAAGCCTTTCGCTAATTATGCCCCATACGCCATTCCTGGCTCTGTCGAGAATGGTTTCCTAAAGATCCTACAGTTTATTAGCGGATGGAACTGGAAAGATGAGCCATTAATTTTGGACCTAACTAGGCCAGACGACTTTACCTCAACAGACGGAGAATCTGAGCTAGATGCCAAGACTATGAAAAAACTTTCAGAGGGTCTCTCGTTGTCCCAATATAAAGGAATTCAGTCGAACTTCAGGAGTTTACGTAACGGAGATCCTAATGGTCTGcatttgcaattcttcgTGGCATCCAAGAATGACCCGAGTGGAATCTTGTACTCTAGTGGTATTCCTTTGCCAATTGCAACGAGATTGACTGCTCTAGCCAAGGTTGCCCTGAACCTGATAAAGACGCATGGCGTGAACAAGCAGACGATTGATCTTCTCTTCACTCCAGCATTGAAGGACTATGACTTCGTCGTCACGCTAAAAACTCCAGtacctttgaaatcttcatctggTATCATCAAACAATCAGAATTTAAAAATCTAGCCAACGGCCAACTATTGTCCGGCTTCCCTGCTGATATATCTCAAATGATGGACAAAATGGACCCTACCTTCCATTTGGTAAAGTATCTCAATCTGAAATACAGAAATACCATTATCTTCTCCAGTCACAGGTATATCGGTGTCAGCGGTGGCGACAGAGGTGACAAGAATGTCGTTACTGGTTTAATTAAGCCcttgttcaagaaagatcaaaaattcagaGTCAATATGGACTGTAATGTCGAGCCAGTCGATGATCAAATCGTCAAATTGAATAAAGATGCCATTTTCCATGAAATTGCAGCGTTCGCCAGAGATTTGGTGGTAAAATTCGAGAGCGAATAAACAAGATATATCGAGATACTGATTGGCATTCTTATAGATAAATACTTAGTCAAATTATCATTAACATATTACTCTGTGCCAGTCGCTATCAACGGGCACGTCTATTAAAGGTTATTCACAATAGTCAAGAA
Above is a window of Torulaspora delbrueckii CBS 1146 chromosome 6, complete genome DNA encoding:
- the SNT1 gene encoding Snt1p (similar to Saccharomyces cerevisiae SNT1 (YCR033W); ancestral locus Anc_1.141), coding for MSHPPPAKKRYYYSGGGPMRHGTGSFGKKVYPGTPTLPLNNPVEPARTSRYDPSSSGRPTSGRSRYNPESEEPDGKSRYSGSRYNNSRQTRPRSMEMDASYHYSNGQANVVTSNSASGYYSRSNKWRSHSGSKSDYDNYNSLRAPFWKTQRSKFTAASPVLAPVSRPNRYNNSIPTTVQSKESSEESESLSESGKNSNPNSLGSSLINSVTQTTRSVERQHAVDHKRIHLEKPVSVRTPEEEQPKMAVDEEPVDEKIDLKKSDGLWDTFENEDRDETTKEEITQEKPIFHAEKSEVYDDYEFIYDPKLSKNNIQELSRYEPIVNYSIPIKPIDKCIFPLTRAETRLWELKNQPREEIIRDQRYLLKNPIRSVKSYPFIKQNILIHRQAVRPLLCRHLSTLKRFEYGKKLTLKKQFLELQSTWESKCHQMDEMSKEMRKEELEIKRKEELEKQERERHERENSELQARFSGSSRRRNRADFVDDTEIENVLLQIDPDYKHHQQAAEIPPMVLDPVNRYTMKFKNVNNLVTDKNAWASRILKDGIDTFTQDEHKLFVEGYLTYPKKFGKISQFMGALRSPEDCVMHYYKTKSSVDYKKLLNDRNKKRQKGAIAKRRKKKERSGETENGVPSYSESENVGEMDEDSVKATTIGEEHSEEKPPKQMQQVEIKVPEKDNVVNEKQSGTATTEAVAQSIQEDDMVVDEQLHKPLPEKMEIETVIAQKRPHEALEAASDAEKTIVEENGLSAQTAQPECIVDQMHSESATVDGTNVEIHQGGAMHDEHMHKKRQKSNGDHKSSYWSVKEANLFPELLKQFGSQWSLISDKLGTKSTTMVRNYYQRNAAQLGWKSVVEEADFKRNATSSGSVQQSQILIQAEQNSIPITNGIPPQQRPALGFFSNQVASEKRLPYDVSTPPQPFIPDLNKDSFSQASTPNNILPPPRLPSIQLPGTTGTETLKPEPLANRSSIPSGSPMDNLLSRNEKPVGVSSSTINILNNHDRKEPFSPTYPPTQPPHFSHLQQSQQLSAVRPKIGNLMVQELQTSSSSSPSDRRSSSISLLLNPESQNPIQPAAANATPATPGNAPVIYPSVPQPSRENFNFAMDPLGALAAIASESLLPTKGAQATNNHDNKS
- the NNF2 gene encoding Nnf2p (similar to Saccharomyces cerevisiae NNF2 (YGR089W); ancestral locus Anc_3.425); protein product: MKRQSHHRSDNNQPIAFARKHRFKDTLALFIVFLSFNHFASLCLLISFVIATRCRNFLANSFITLFLSKKPSPPMTEVSHVDHESSTEYLMNPTDRKSTASYTRKNRLNLSIPLLLGEMIFATILKFYGEDYFMNPIENLALSILASSMINDPSDCLSYATSCSVLYAATLHIYRKSGVIRHLHEVLSQLGSIYSLSIPLLKSATPLDGEKLAQNLLSTGKLLPWIDRYGRHLLYYISFHIVVYQFGQSTLNPHHYDDKVKISKKAYLPKNEANRGAGQRISSGSTSKPSFEATISQNPPASLADRGINGTQDATTNSSPGLYSAANLTANYHKKNVERQTPTPYFTEVVSQFESFEPSLTFTSENNFQAGTTNVTLPSPTTSRGTESDEAAKTYTNQFYEIKVDFKKNRETRNLNLDVTVTSNLENFIRHLFKRKNQHLIPPLWSIVVTLKTTNFEKKYLNGTREVSLTPTNSGTGSDNEVADNCITPTNSNNSFNDEVTESVFNKLQSSGTMAVIAQTASDDYAQLHLVSTKDNIFNKNDNDFKVCIVEIASNSITFQIENLHEGELIVLVNGVIWSEVSCALILEHEGEELVVVGGLVPACSYDIQFINRLNQLEDYLIADLMVRTVGGQEASERFENIDFSFPSYYHRKFLSPLLTLKHSVLTTNTNLAEGRVKLKKSKKEISKKLNALRQEIDHYKSKISQNASNDEKSASKVESLKTAVQQSEKTLAKLEQHLKQTSDKEALLEEEYLKQKDAHLRKQMEYSKLEDLLKTELNTAKSKSQKLQQDLNQLNAKKEKLSAKQERLQKEVDQTTEAFELFKSQFVAKREKDRAKRFENRAREANEFEMNINGLEQDISRLEGENGNIQKITQRI
- the UTP22 gene encoding rRNA-processing protein UTP22 (similar to Saccharomyces cerevisiae UTP22 (YGR090W); ancestral locus Anc_3.426), whose amino-acid sequence is MSTLKRRVSELSEIEPETLSKRKFNDSREENDKIEEQHSESEGSDDENNYDDGKPHSGPTAANTAAQDIQIVRETAELFKSNIFKLQIDELLQQVKLKDSHILKVEKFLHMLHDMINEVPEWEEKSLAEADAFFKGKIVTIPFVDPKPDFAHTNYKVDYKTPDISLIGSFALKAGIHQPSGSTIDVLLTMPAKLFEKKDFLNFRCLHKRSVYLAYLTHYLTILIKKKNLDDFLQLEYSYLNGDRLLPILKLYCKPSHSEATKSEYNFYKTKFSINLIIGFPYKIFDPKKLLPNRNCIRVAQEGKDVPLPATPLYNFAVLSSTTYEAFLKFLYKTKKQTESFKEAAKLGRLWLQQRGFSSDVAHSGGLGGFGTFEFMVLMSALLNGGGINGNKILLHGFSSYQLFKGIIKILATTDFCSTGHLEFHSDTSSPSKYFEEGFQTPTLYDKTTKVNILSKMSISSYEMLKMYAQETLLMLNNVVQDQFSNVFLTNINKINNIKYDFIYDIHLPATGKGDPESLLNSRFGPMEKIKFITLENFFVNKIANVVKFALGDRVKYFEVELIGRKNTFPITKRKVYSNFSSHLNLESVKIKILNNPSESEKLVTKGPIHSEEPSPEAVAFKTFWGSKSSLRRFKDGSISHCCVWTTSFSEPIISAILDYSLKKHISEQLSIENGTTRYFQDLLPLPNLPGCSKTSVLSLTSYYSIKKSFDDLYRLIFETELPLSVKSILPVGTAFRYTSLCQPVPFAYSDPDFFQEVILEFETSPKWPDEITSLEKSKAALLLKIQAELDSKYGDKYKTFFTRDESIPNNLEITLLNILTPEGYGFKIRVLTERDEILYLRAISNARDELKPELERTFLKFTAKYLASIRHTRTIENISHFYQFYSPVVRLFKKWLDAHLLLGHLNDELVELLAMKPFANYAPYAIPGSVENGFLKILQFISGWNWKDEPLILDLTRPDDFTSTDGESELDAKTMKKLSEGLSLSQYKGIQSNFRSLRNGDPNGLHLQFFVASKNDPSGILYSSGIPLPIATRLTALAKVALNLIKTHGVNKQTIDLLFTPALKDYDFVVTLKTPVPLKSSSGIIKQSEFKNLANGQLLSGFPADISQMMDKMDPTFHLVKYLNLKYRNTIIFSSHRYIGVSGGDRGDKNVVTGLIKPLFKKDQKFRVNMDCNVEPVDDQIVKLNKDAIFHEIAAFARDLVVKFESE